From the genome of Cellvibrio japonicus Ueda107, one region includes:
- a CDS encoding IS5 family transposase, translating into MMELTQQQWEMVKPYLPQHDVIQQGKGRPRVDSRHILEGILWVLRTGAPWKDMPSRYPSYQTCHRRYQEWVENGVLENILRGLLADLESRGKIDLSEVYIDGSFASAKKGALALVKQSAAKGARSWQLRIATVFLSDYSLEVLRRMKSL; encoded by the coding sequence ATGATGGAATTAACCCAACAACAGTGGGAAATGGTAAAACCCTATTTGCCACAACATGATGTGATCCAACAAGGGAAAGGCCGCCCCAGAGTTGATTCCAGACATATCCTTGAGGGGATTCTGTGGGTTTTGAGAACCGGAGCCCCCTGGAAGGATATGCCAAGTCGCTATCCCTCTTACCAGACGTGCCACAGACGTTATCAGGAATGGGTCGAGAATGGCGTTCTGGAAAATATTTTGCGAGGATTATTGGCGGATCTGGAGAGTCGCGGCAAGATTGATTTGAGTGAAGTGTATATTGACGGGTCGTTTGCATCGGCTAAAAAGGGGGCGCTGGCGTTGGTAAAACAAAGCGCGGCAAAGGGAGCAAGATCATGGCAATTGCGGATCGCCACGGTCTTCCTGTCGGATTATTCGTTGGAAGTGCTTCGCCGCATGAAGTCACTTTAG